A single window of Ignavibacteriota bacterium DNA harbors:
- a CDS encoding META domain-containing protein: protein MKKKIFLTVAMLTLLFLGACKDPVGLDDNLKMTQETTFETLFKGNHSFRFEEPVNFVFRSKSEFNTFMNSFIEDMANYEKFSDLKFRVNQIDFSKDMLICMSRGAKPSSSITFEITRIVNNQDKLFVESREFHPEVGDLSIGYPIHIVAVKRTEGAVEFAETKIVKEVEDDSQLLPFTTIFNKSHGIVSENKIFTVLKSKADESEFLSKVRSYNYDGNGNEIPVTIGDIDYSKDMVIIAHYGSSSSGSNYILIPAIELKDGKITVYSKYYIPYIGTDDIGYPVHIVKLEKRNEPIEFADTEEIHLGESESILQSTSWEWFGYSIGAMEAFFTPEYKNNNKYTMKFDGSNTGSGRLNCNNYGFMYSISDNNLSFKDMVITEAYCGDDLELQYTSALSSAYQYNLSETNLTIVTNHPKYTVLYFRKK from the coding sequence ATGAAAAAGAAAATATTTTTGACTGTTGCAATGCTTACCTTACTTTTTTTAGGAGCATGCAAAGACCCTGTGGGATTAGATGATAATCTTAAAATGACACAGGAAACTACTTTTGAAACATTGTTCAAAGGTAACCATAGTTTTCGGTTTGAAGAACCTGTAAATTTTGTATTTAGGTCAAAATCAGAATTTAATACTTTTATGAATAGTTTTATTGAAGATATGGCTAATTACGAAAAATTTTCAGATTTGAAATTTAGAGTAAATCAAATTGATTTTTCAAAAGACATGTTGATATGTATGTCAAGAGGTGCTAAGCCAAGTAGCAGTATTACTTTTGAGATAACAAGAATAGTTAATAATCAGGATAAATTATTTGTTGAATCAAGGGAATTTCATCCTGAAGTTGGCGATTTGTCCATTGGCTACCCTATACATATTGTAGCTGTTAAAAGAACTGAGGGTGCAGTCGAATTTGCAGAAACAAAAATTGTGAAAGAAGTAGAAGATGATAGCCAATTACTACCATTTACAACGATTTTCAATAAATCACATGGAATTGTTTCCGAAAACAAAATTTTTACAGTTCTGAAAAGTAAAGCAGATGAATCAGAATTTTTATCGAAAGTGCGTTCATACAATTATGACGGAAACGGTAATGAAATACCTGTTACTATCGGTGATATTGACTACAGCAAAGATATGGTGATTATCGCACATTACGGCTCAAGCTCAAGCGGTAGCAATTACATACTAATTCCGGCTATTGAGCTGAAAGATGGCAAAATTACGGTTTATTCCAAATATTATATTCCATATATCGGCACAGATGATATCGGTTATCCGGTACATATCGTCAAACTTGAAAAGCGAAATGAACCAATCGAATTTGCCGACACAGAGGAAATTCATTTAGGTGAATCTGAAAGCATATTGCAGAGTACTTCTTGGGAGTGGTTTGGATATTCTATTGGAGCAATGGAAGCATTCTTCACACCCGAATATAAAAACAATAACAAATACACTATGAAATTTGATGGTTCAAACACCGGCAGCGGACGCTTGAATTGTAATAATTACGGTTTTATGTACTCAATATCAGATAATAACTTATCATTTAAGGATATGGTGATTACAGAAGCTTATTGTGGAGATGATTTGGAACTTCAATACACATCGGCTTTAAGCTCCGCATATCAGTATAACCTAAGTGAAACTAACCTAACAATTGTAACCAACCATCCCAAATATACGGTTTTGTATTTCAGGAAGAAGTAA